Proteins co-encoded in one Spirosoma endbachense genomic window:
- a CDS encoding M1 family metallopeptidase, which produces MLSGHHPVLAQSPPVETGVSQALAKTRKQTISKVTYALKFDIPEQKNQPIPASESITFNWVASRNSKNETTASLQLDFKEERAHLQSVSINGTVIPIVFESEHLLISTAFLKPGNNTISIQFTAGNSSLNRNDEYLYTLLVPDRARTVFPCFDQPDIKASFQLSLTVPKGWQAMTNASVKDSSATSGRKTINFLASEVIPTYLFSFVAGKFTPISRTMKGRPMTLLHRETDTTKIRLSLDPIFNLHADALTFLEDYTQIPYPFRKFDFAAIPDFQYGGMEHAGAIDYKLSSLFLDNGATRDQKLSRATLISHETAHMWFGDLVTMRWFDDVWLKEVFANFMADKITEVSSPDANYDLQFVVDHFPAAYAVDRTEGANPIGQPLANLKEAGTLYGGIIYHKAPIMMRQLERLMGKTALRDGLRAYLKKYAFDNATWADLIAILDPYTPTDLKAWNRVWVNETGRPTFTYQLDQKAGKISRFVITQKGEDGSNRLWPQGFEVSLVYPDRVDELTVAMTQSQIELPEAVGKSAPSFVVFNSSGQGYGLFPVDTAMILQLASLKNPVTRAAAYINLYENMLSRQVIDPARLAKIYQSLLDKEPEELNLRLLTSQLSDIVWNFTKPDQRLTLAASVEQDTWRAMERETASGKKKLLFRLYQAIASSPEARDRLYTIWNDQKAPAGVTLTEDDYTSLALALAVRDYAAEGILARQLIRIKNPDRKKRLEFMMPALSSNVAERDAFFASLSSETNREREAWVTAALGYLHHPLRVQTSAKYLAKSLELLEEIQRTGDIFFPESWLRSILSGYQTPETAQLVRKFLAERPTYNPRLRAKLLQAADSPFRASKLLY; this is translated from the coding sequence ATGCTTTCTGGTCACCACCCTGTACTTGCTCAATCGCCACCGGTCGAAACCGGTGTATCGCAGGCTTTGGCAAAAACCCGGAAGCAAACCATCAGTAAAGTGACTTATGCTTTAAAGTTCGACATTCCGGAGCAAAAAAACCAACCTATTCCAGCGAGTGAATCAATTACATTTAACTGGGTGGCCTCCCGCAATAGTAAAAATGAAACTACGGCTTCACTTCAACTTGATTTTAAGGAAGAACGTGCTCATTTGCAGTCAGTTTCTATCAACGGAACCGTCATTCCTATTGTCTTTGAGAGCGAACATTTGCTAATTTCTACTGCTTTTCTGAAACCGGGAAATAATACGATTTCGATTCAGTTTACGGCAGGTAATTCATCACTTAACCGTAACGATGAATACCTCTATACATTGCTCGTTCCTGACCGCGCCCGAACGGTGTTCCCCTGCTTCGATCAACCGGATATAAAGGCCTCGTTTCAACTGTCCCTGACCGTTCCGAAAGGCTGGCAGGCCATGACAAATGCTTCCGTAAAGGATTCATCGGCAACGAGCGGCCGAAAGACGATCAACTTTCTAGCTTCGGAAGTCATCCCGACGTACTTATTCTCGTTCGTAGCCGGTAAATTCACGCCCATTTCCCGGACGATGAAAGGTCGACCGATGACGTTACTTCATCGCGAAACGGATACGACCAAAATCAGGCTCAGCCTGGACCCGATCTTCAATCTCCATGCTGATGCCTTAACGTTTCTCGAAGACTATACCCAGATTCCTTACCCGTTCCGGAAGTTTGACTTCGCAGCCATTCCCGATTTCCAGTACGGTGGGATGGAACATGCGGGAGCCATCGATTACAAGCTGTCGAGTTTATTTCTGGACAATGGGGCTACCCGCGATCAGAAATTGTCCCGCGCCACGCTGATTTCGCACGAAACGGCCCATATGTGGTTCGGCGATCTGGTAACGATGCGCTGGTTCGACGATGTCTGGCTAAAAGAAGTGTTTGCCAACTTCATGGCCGACAAAATCACCGAAGTTTCCTCGCCGGATGCGAATTATGATCTTCAGTTTGTGGTCGATCATTTCCCTGCGGCCTATGCCGTCGATCGTACCGAGGGGGCCAACCCAATCGGGCAGCCACTGGCAAATTTGAAAGAAGCCGGTACGCTTTATGGCGGCATCATCTACCACAAAGCGCCCATTATGATGCGGCAACTGGAGCGATTGATGGGCAAAACAGCCCTGCGCGACGGGTTGCGGGCGTATCTCAAAAAATATGCCTTCGATAATGCTACCTGGGCCGACCTCATTGCCATTCTGGACCCTTACACGCCCACCGACCTAAAAGCCTGGAATCGGGTTTGGGTCAATGAAACCGGTCGGCCAACATTCACGTATCAGCTCGATCAGAAGGCCGGCAAAATCAGTCGATTCGTTATTACGCAGAAGGGAGAAGATGGCTCGAACCGGTTATGGCCGCAGGGTTTTGAGGTTTCGCTGGTTTATCCGGATCGAGTCGATGAACTGACCGTAGCCATGACGCAGTCGCAGATCGAGCTGCCGGAGGCAGTCGGCAAATCGGCTCCTTCTTTCGTGGTATTCAATTCATCGGGGCAAGGGTATGGGCTCTTTCCGGTCGATACAGCCATGATTTTGCAACTGGCTTCGCTTAAAAATCCGGTAACGCGGGCTGCGGCCTACATTAACCTCTACGAAAATATGCTGTCGAGGCAGGTGATCGACCCGGCACGTTTAGCCAAAATCTACCAAAGTTTACTGGACAAAGAACCGGAAGAACTGAATCTTCGCCTGTTAACGAGCCAGTTATCGGACATCGTCTGGAATTTCACGAAACCAGACCAGCGCCTGACCCTTGCAGCGAGCGTTGAGCAGGATACCTGGCGCGCAATGGAACGGGAAACCGCTTCCGGCAAGAAGAAGTTACTGTTCCGTCTGTATCAGGCCATTGCCTCCAGTCCAGAAGCCCGCGACAGGCTCTATACCATCTGGAACGACCAGAAAGCACCAGCGGGCGTCACGCTTACGGAAGACGATTATACCAGCCTGGCTCTCGCTTTGGCGGTACGTGACTATGCGGCCGAGGGCATTCTGGCCAGGCAATTAATCCGGATCAAAAACCCGGACCGGAAGAAACGGTTAGAATTCATGATGCCCGCTCTATCATCCAACGTTGCCGAACGTGATGCTTTTTTTGCGTCGTTGTCCAGTGAAACAAACCGCGAACGGGAAGCCTGGGTAACGGCCGCGCTGGGCTATCTGCACCATCCGTTACGGGTACAAACCTCGGCAAAATACCTCGCGAAGAGTCTGGAGTTACTGGAAGAAATTCAGCGAACGGGCGATATTTTCTTTCCGGAATCATGGCTTCGGTCCATTCTGTCAGGCTACCAGACGCCCGAAACGGCGCAATTGGTACGTAAATTTCTGGCAGAACGGCCAACCTATAACCCACGTCTGCGGGCTAAATTGCTCCAGGCAGCCGACAGTCCGTTTCGGGCCAGTAAATTACTGTATTAG
- a CDS encoding helix-turn-helix domain-containing protein: MTNGDVFPAISPEMARERFLIKNESWSERFKDNFNQFIIAPLEYSWPVIKLPLPPSRTSNHALIMLTSGQVDLTVGHQAYTLTGQDLVLVPALQIFTLNAIRNDSVGFMCFFSQELVLSTVGDADFDFLKLTSNPHISLSAQQTTFVNNILDRLTIEYTENGSAKTDLIRPYLLALLTEINRVYTGAVATKIDAGDRLVQRFMDLLTTQIRETRLASQYAEQLNVSPNHLNKVIKSRTGKSPSVWIDERVVLEAKVLLFQSGLTIAQIAHEMGFDDQSTFGKLFRKYAQVSPTDFRRMIDSDQS, from the coding sequence ATGACGAACGGTGATGTTTTTCCGGCCATTAGTCCAGAGATGGCCCGCGAACGGTTTCTGATAAAAAACGAATCGTGGTCAGAGCGGTTTAAGGACAATTTTAACCAGTTCATTATTGCACCCCTTGAGTATAGCTGGCCGGTCATTAAACTTCCTCTTCCTCCTTCCCGAACCAGCAATCACGCCCTGATTATGCTTACGAGCGGTCAGGTCGATCTGACCGTTGGTCATCAGGCGTATACACTCACCGGGCAGGACCTGGTTCTTGTTCCGGCCTTACAGATTTTCACGTTAAACGCCATTCGTAACGATTCGGTGGGGTTTATGTGCTTTTTTAGTCAGGAATTGGTGCTGAGCACGGTTGGCGATGCCGATTTTGATTTTCTAAAACTGACCAGCAATCCCCATATTTCGCTGTCGGCCCAGCAAACGACATTCGTAAACAATATTCTGGATCGACTAACGATTGAATACACCGAAAACGGATCGGCAAAAACGGACCTGATTCGACCCTACCTTTTAGCGCTGCTTACCGAAATCAACCGGGTGTACACGGGTGCCGTCGCGACAAAAATCGATGCAGGCGACCGGCTCGTGCAGCGATTTATGGATTTGCTCACGACGCAAATCCGCGAAACACGATTAGCCAGTCAATACGCTGAACAGTTGAATGTCAGCCCAAACCACCTCAACAAAGTAATCAAGAGCCGAACCGGCAAATCGCCGTCGGTATGGATTGACGAACGGGTTGTCCTGGAAGCTAAAGTATTGTTGTTTCAATCTGGCTTAACTATAGCTCAAATTGCTCACGAGATGGGCTTCGACGACCAGTCGACGTTTGGCAAGCTTTTCCGAAAATATGCGCAGGTTAGTCCAACTGATTTCCGTCGAATGATTGATTCAGACCAATCTTAG
- a CDS encoding DUF3817 domain-containing protein yields the protein MHFFNSPKIRLRFVSFAEGLSYVLLLFIAVPLKRIGGHPEAVQIIGPIHGLLFVMYVLTVIQAKTEYGWPLGKTALALLASIIPGGTFYADYKVFRHLPATTEQV from the coding sequence ATGCATTTCTTCAATTCGCCCAAAATCCGATTACGCTTCGTCAGTTTCGCAGAAGGTCTTTCGTATGTTCTGCTGTTATTTATCGCTGTGCCTTTAAAACGAATTGGTGGCCATCCGGAAGCAGTACAGATCATCGGTCCGATTCACGGCTTACTCTTTGTGATGTATGTCCTGACCGTCATTCAGGCAAAAACAGAATACGGCTGGCCATTGGGTAAAACAGCCTTAGCGCTGCTGGCGTCCATTATTCCCGGTGGTACGTTCTATGCTGATTACAAAGTCTTTCGCCACCTACCGGCAACAACCGAACAGGTATGA
- a CDS encoding M56 family metallopeptidase, which produces MEAPFLTHWLSGPIAKAICWTLIHSLWLGVIVALLAGLIIIGTQKSSSRLRYQLLCGSLLLFVLLSGFALYRELTMYREVLPVISSTSASTAPFNSVSTPPNDIIVGNTNLVNGLIAFINRESGWILAVWFLFFVLKSLNVIGGLFYIHRIRTHQVYAPAEEWQHKVLAFSQRLGIRQSITLLQSQLVKVPVTVGLMKPVILLPMGLLMQLPPEQIETIVWHELAHVWRRDYFMNLLQSLVETVFFFNPALLWISALIREERETCCDDIVLAQTTSKSNYLEALLAFQGYNRPPADFAMPLGFRSQQLVDRLKRIITQENKRLNVVEKIALVAGLLLVMTSFLIPESKPERRPATIAIKKHRLATANDKPEANPIHEQVGLRATPLQQPTRSRPVARPAIEKVKTELPKDTTIEFTSILFVNNNQDMMNREMDVRDVSGNRYQLKIVDNKLKSLVINGGVVPDSDLNQYQNLFRQIDAVLAEKRQQKQEAIAGANLKRETERQQQLQRMKESQVNKANHQQLFNKTGNPEKKWADPVSKQKRLPAETDKIGKVPGDKKRYIAQADSAAKRQSWPAKKRPSPPDISRDQERVRGIIATLVDEKVVTDPASVDWFGLSEDELIVNGKKQPDELHQRLKAHYDIKPRYGLYYGPVQMTGSGIFLDKGDL; this is translated from the coding sequence ATGGAAGCGCCGTTTTTAACCCACTGGTTGTCCGGGCCAATAGCCAAAGCCATTTGCTGGACACTGATTCATTCCTTATGGCTAGGCGTAATCGTTGCCTTGCTTGCCGGACTAATAATTATCGGTACGCAAAAATCGTCGTCTCGATTGCGGTATCAACTTTTGTGCGGTAGCCTGCTGTTGTTTGTCTTGTTGTCAGGATTTGCCCTCTATCGGGAGCTGACGATGTACAGGGAAGTGCTGCCCGTCATTAGCTCGACCTCAGCAAGCACTGCTCCATTTAATTCGGTATCAACCCCGCCTAACGATATAATCGTCGGAAATACAAATCTGGTTAACGGGCTGATCGCCTTCATCAATCGTGAATCGGGCTGGATTTTAGCGGTCTGGTTCCTGTTTTTCGTACTGAAAAGCCTGAACGTAATTGGCGGACTGTTCTACATTCATCGCATCCGAACGCATCAGGTTTATGCCCCCGCCGAAGAATGGCAGCATAAAGTACTAGCCTTTAGCCAGCGGCTGGGCATTCGTCAGTCGATCACCTTGCTACAGTCGCAATTGGTGAAAGTACCGGTAACTGTGGGGCTTATGAAACCGGTTATTTTGTTGCCAATGGGCCTGCTGATGCAATTGCCGCCCGAGCAGATCGAAACAATAGTATGGCATGAACTGGCGCACGTTTGGCGACGCGATTACTTCATGAACCTGCTGCAAAGTCTGGTCGAAACAGTTTTTTTCTTTAATCCGGCCTTGCTATGGATTTCTGCGCTGATTCGCGAAGAACGGGAAACCTGCTGTGATGACATCGTACTGGCTCAGACGACCAGTAAAAGCAATTACCTGGAAGCATTGCTTGCTTTTCAGGGCTACAACCGCCCGCCCGCCGACTTTGCTATGCCGCTGGGTTTCAGGAGTCAACAGTTAGTAGATCGTTTAAAGCGGATTATTACACAGGAAAACAAACGGTTAAATGTGGTTGAAAAAATTGCACTGGTAGCCGGATTACTCCTGGTTATGACCTCCTTCCTGATCCCAGAATCAAAGCCCGAACGTAGACCAGCTACAATAGCTATAAAAAAGCACAGGCTGGCGACAGCAAATGACAAACCCGAAGCAAATCCAATTCATGAACAGGTTGGCCTTCGTGCGACCCCATTGCAACAGCCCACCAGAAGTCGTCCAGTCGCCAGGCCAGCCATCGAAAAGGTAAAGACTGAACTGCCAAAGGACACGACAATAGAGTTTACCAGTATTCTTTTTGTCAATAACAATCAGGATATGATGAACCGGGAGATGGATGTGCGCGACGTAAGCGGGAATCGCTATCAGCTGAAAATCGTAGACAATAAGCTTAAATCGCTGGTAATAAATGGTGGTGTTGTCCCAGATTCAGATCTGAATCAGTACCAGAATTTGTTTCGTCAGATCGATGCTGTATTGGCCGAAAAAAGGCAGCAAAAGCAGGAGGCAATCGCTGGAGCTAACTTGAAAAGAGAAACGGAAAGGCAACAGCAACTACAACGCATGAAGGAAAGCCAGGTGAATAAGGCAAACCATCAGCAACTGTTTAACAAGACTGGCAATCCGGAAAAAAAATGGGCCGATCCAGTAAGTAAACAAAAACGACTGCCTGCCGAAACAGATAAGATCGGGAAAGTGCCCGGCGACAAAAAAAGATACATCGCACAGGCCGACAGTGCGGCTAAACGACAGTCATGGCCGGCGAAAAAACGGCCATCGCCACCGGATATAAGCCGGGATCAGGAGCGTGTACGCGGCATAATTGCAACGCTGGTCGATGAAAAGGTTGTTACTGATCCGGCGTCGGTGGATTGGTTCGGTCTGAGTGAAGACGAATTGATCGTGAACGGAAAGAAACAGCCGGATGAACTGCACCAGCGATTGAAAGCGCACTACGACATAAAACCCCGATACGGACTATACTATGGACCCGTACAGATGACTGGCTCTGGTATATTTCTGGATAAAGGCGATTTATGA
- a CDS encoding BlaI/MecI/CopY family transcriptional regulator produces MKATKHENSAPSEPTKSELEILQILWEFGPSTARFVNDHLNQHTRKVIYMSTLKLMQIMVEKGLLKKDESQMKHIYWAAVEEAKTKGFLLDRVVDTLFNGSAGNLMMQLLGNKKISPQEIETFRELLKKIDQKQ; encoded by the coding sequence ATGAAAGCGACTAAGCATGAAAATAGCGCTCCATCGGAGCCAACCAAATCGGAGCTTGAGATTCTACAGATCTTGTGGGAGTTTGGGCCTTCAACGGCTCGTTTCGTAAACGATCACCTCAATCAGCATACCCGAAAAGTCATCTATATGTCCACGCTGAAATTAATGCAGATCATGGTGGAAAAAGGATTGCTGAAAAAAGACGAAAGTCAGATGAAACACATTTATTGGGCAGCCGTCGAAGAAGCGAAAACAAAAGGATTTCTCCTGGATCGGGTGGTGGATACGTTGTTCAATGGTTCGGCGGGTAATCTGATGATGCAACTGTTAGGCAATAAAAAAATCTCCCCACAGGAGATCGAGACGTTTCGTGAGTTACTGAAAAAAATAGACCAAAAGCAATAG
- a CDS encoding serine hydrolase domain-containing protein, with product MMTKTMIKRLLSLLLMGLNSPGFAQMPAQTQHPKVARIDSFITVLADHRLFNGSILVAEHGKIIYQKSVGYADFDRRVLNTDTTHFNLASLSKPFTAIAVLQLVQKGKIKPDDMLATYFPDFPYPTVTIRHLLAHTSGLPILERQEDAYISAHPDELLSSQKVYTHLVEQNKPLLFQPGDNWRYNNTNYVLLTMLVEKISRIPFATYLKKNVFTPAGMTGTYVREAGMRNTIRYTRPTQYISAYLNVDSLDHNQFYTYYHLGSLAGPGNVVSTIQDLWRFDQTLLTGKLISPALLEAAFQPVTLTNGKIYHMGSSSRSYGLGWSVYNSKTEPVNKFIFHDGHIVGLTTFLHHNLTNDQTILFYDNTDNNPIQVMVSVSNLLNDLAPVNIQLRQSLVRVYGEALVTKGPDYAISKFNELKDDSSHYYLDELEMNRLGFDLLKAALPNHNELSLEAFKLNTLLYPKSGNTYDSYAIALEQNGKKEEAVSMYRKSILLWPDNEDGKKALQKLVGQKE from the coding sequence ATGATGACAAAAACAATGATCAAACGCTTATTGAGCCTGCTCCTGATGGGATTAAATAGTCCCGGCTTTGCCCAAATGCCCGCCCAGACCCAGCACCCCAAAGTTGCCCGGATCGATTCGTTTATAACGGTCCTGGCCGATCACCGCTTATTCAATGGCAGTATTTTAGTCGCCGAGCATGGGAAGATTATTTATCAAAAATCAGTGGGCTATGCCGATTTCGACCGTCGTGTCCTGAACACCGATACGACCCATTTTAATCTGGCCTCTCTGTCCAAGCCCTTTACGGCTATTGCCGTGTTGCAATTGGTGCAAAAAGGAAAAATAAAACCAGACGATATGCTGGCAACCTACTTTCCGGACTTCCCATACCCCACCGTTACTATACGGCATTTGTTAGCTCATACCTCCGGTTTGCCAATTCTCGAGCGTCAGGAAGATGCCTATATAAGTGCCCATCCGGATGAACTTCTAAGCAGTCAAAAAGTCTACACCCATCTGGTCGAGCAGAACAAACCGCTCCTTTTCCAACCGGGTGATAACTGGCGCTACAACAATACCAACTATGTCTTGCTGACTATGCTGGTCGAAAAAATCAGTCGAATACCGTTCGCTACGTACCTGAAAAAAAACGTATTCACTCCTGCTGGTATGACAGGAACGTATGTCCGGGAAGCAGGTATGCGCAATACGATTCGATATACCCGACCGACTCAGTACATTTCGGCCTACCTAAACGTCGATTCGCTGGATCACAACCAGTTTTATACCTATTATCATCTGGGTAGCCTGGCAGGCCCAGGTAATGTTGTAAGCACCATCCAGGATTTATGGCGCTTTGACCAGACTTTATTGACCGGCAAACTGATCAGTCCGGCCTTACTGGAAGCAGCCTTTCAACCAGTAACATTAACAAACGGAAAGATTTACCACATGGGTAGTAGCAGTCGTTCCTACGGTTTAGGCTGGAGCGTTTATAACAGTAAGACGGAGCCTGTCAACAAATTCATTTTTCACGATGGGCATATCGTTGGCCTGACCACCTTTCTGCACCATAACCTCACGAACGATCAAACCATACTCTTTTACGACAATACCGATAATAATCCCATTCAGGTCATGGTTTCCGTTTCTAACCTCCTGAATGACCTTGCTCCTGTTAACATTCAGCTCAGGCAATCGCTTGTCAGGGTATACGGAGAGGCTCTGGTAACGAAAGGGCCCGACTATGCCATTAGCAAATTCAACGAGTTGAAAGATGACAGCAGCCATTATTACCTGGATGAACTGGAAATGAACCGCTTAGGATTTGACTTACTAAAAGCAGCATTGCCTAATCACAATGAGCTGTCTCTGGAGGCATTCAAACTGAACACGCTACTCTACCCGAAAAGCGGCAATACCTATGATAGTTATGCGATTGCCCTGGAGCAAAATGGCAAAAAGGAAGAAGCGGTTTCCATGTATCGAAAATCTATTCTATTGTGGCCAGATAATGAAGACGGCAAGAAGGCATTGCAGAAATTAGTCGGGCAGAAAGAATAA
- a CDS encoding lysoplasmalogenase, with the protein MSAKPTRSFTLTFAAITLLEIIGDTLSNRVLHYGCKPLIMALLILYVRQCCQSIGYSAYIRWLMIGMVFALIGDIFLMIREVDLFALGLGAFLLMQVCYSRAFWLSMRQNRQRSGAKSVWLYAAGFALYDTIFLILLRPEFVGNPLLTGLWWPVVVYVVCLSLMGILATQRRSLPGFAWVVAGALLFILSDSTIAIDKFLQPFTGAAWIIMSTYAAAQYLIVVGMVQQLVSEEP; encoded by the coding sequence ATGTCGGCAAAGCCAACCCGCTCATTTACACTTACGTTTGCCGCTATTACCCTGCTCGAAATCATCGGCGATACCCTTTCCAATCGGGTGCTTCACTACGGCTGTAAACCACTAATTATGGCTCTGCTCATTCTTTATGTCCGCCAGTGCTGCCAATCGATTGGCTATTCGGCCTACATACGGTGGTTGATGATCGGCATGGTTTTCGCGCTGATCGGCGATATATTTCTAATGATCCGTGAAGTTGATCTATTCGCCTTAGGACTCGGTGCTTTCCTGTTGATGCAGGTATGCTACAGCAGGGCTTTCTGGTTATCAATGCGTCAGAACAGACAGCGGAGCGGAGCAAAATCGGTCTGGTTGTATGCTGCCGGATTCGCCTTGTACGATACCATCTTTCTAATCTTACTCAGACCTGAATTTGTCGGAAACCCGCTGCTAACCGGACTTTGGTGGCCAGTTGTTGTTTATGTAGTCTGTTTGAGCCTAATGGGCATACTGGCTACCCAACGCCGAAGCTTACCGGGCTTCGCATGGGTAGTAGCTGGCGCATTGCTATTTATTCTTTCCGACTCAACTATTGCCATCGATAAATTCCTCCAGCCTTTTACGGGAGCTGCCTGGATAATTATGAGTACCTACGCAGCCGCCCAGTATCTGATTGTGGTTGGTATGGTGCAGCAGCTGGTTTCCGAGGAGCCCTAA
- a CDS encoding catalase → MENQPKKLTTASGSPYYENENSMSVGPRGPLLLQDYILHEKMAHFNRERIPERVVHAKGSGAFGTFTVTHDITKYTRAKVFSEIGKQTRTFLRFSTVGGEKGSADTERDPRGFALKFYTEDGNWDLVGNNTPVFFIKDPKKFGDFIHTQKRDPYTNCKSPTMMWDFWSLNPESLHQVLILMSDRGTPDGYRHMNGYGSHTFSLINADNERVWVKFHFKTAQGIKNFENDEAVKMKGLDADYAQRDLVKAIDGGDFPRWNVKIQVMTEEQAKTFRWNPFDLTKVWPHGDFPLIDVGVLELNENPENYFADVEQSAFAPAHVVDGISYSPDKMLQGRILSYPDAHRYRLGGNYEQIPVNRCPFAVTNYQRDGKMRVDGNGGRNPNYFPNSFDNIVADESYKQPSWELGDSLAGWYDRNAPGENDHYTQPGNLFRLMTPDQKRNTINNIVGAMSGIDGPKRDQIINLQLCHWFRADLSLGMSIAQGLGINMETIQNAMPAQHA, encoded by the coding sequence ATGGAAAACCAACCTAAAAAACTCACTACGGCATCGGGAAGCCCTTATTACGAAAACGAAAATTCCATGTCGGTCGGGCCGCGTGGTCCGCTGTTGTTGCAGGATTATATTCTGCACGAGAAAATGGCTCATTTCAACCGGGAGCGTATTCCGGAGCGTGTCGTTCACGCCAAAGGATCGGGGGCATTCGGAACGTTTACCGTAACCCATGACATCACGAAGTATACACGGGCGAAAGTGTTCAGTGAAATTGGCAAGCAAACACGGACATTTCTACGTTTTTCGACGGTTGGTGGTGAAAAAGGATCGGCTGATACCGAACGCGACCCACGTGGCTTTGCCTTGAAATTCTACACCGAAGACGGCAACTGGGATCTGGTCGGCAATAACACGCCCGTATTTTTCATCAAAGACCCGAAAAAATTCGGCGATTTTATTCACACTCAGAAACGCGACCCGTATACCAATTGCAAGTCGCCAACGATGATGTGGGATTTCTGGAGCCTGAATCCTGAAAGTCTGCACCAGGTTTTGATTCTGATGTCGGATCGCGGCACGCCCGACGGTTACCGGCACATGAATGGCTATGGCTCACATACGTTCTCGCTGATCAATGCTGACAATGAGCGGGTTTGGGTGAAATTTCATTTCAAAACGGCCCAGGGTATCAAAAACTTTGAAAACGATGAGGCTGTAAAAATGAAAGGGCTTGACGCCGATTATGCACAGCGGGATCTGGTAAAAGCCATTGATGGCGGTGACTTCCCGCGCTGGAACGTAAAAATTCAGGTTATGACCGAAGAGCAGGCCAAAACCTTCCGCTGGAACCCTTTCGACCTGACGAAAGTATGGCCACATGGCGACTTCCCGCTGATCGACGTTGGCGTTCTGGAACTGAATGAAAACCCGGAAAACTACTTTGCCGATGTTGAGCAGTCAGCATTTGCTCCGGCCCACGTTGTCGATGGCATTAGTTATTCGCCCGATAAAATGCTTCAGGGTCGTATTCTCTCCTACCCCGATGCTCACCGTTACCGGCTTGGCGGAAATTACGAGCAGATTCCGGTAAACCGCTGTCCTTTTGCCGTTACCAACTACCAGCGCGACGGTAAGATGCGTGTCGATGGCAACGGAGGCCGCAATCCAAACTATTTCCCGAATAGCTTTGACAACATCGTGGCCGACGAGAGCTACAAACAACCGTCCTGGGAATTGGGTGATTCACTGGCAGGCTGGTATGACCGCAATGCACCGGGCGAAAACGACCATTATACGCAACCGGGCAACCTGTTTCGCCTGATGACGCCCGACCAGAAGCGCAATACGATCAATAACATTGTTGGCGCGATGAGCGGTATCGATGGTCCTAAACGCGATCAGATCATTAATTTACAATTGTGTCACTGGTTCCGCGCTGACCTCTCACTGGGGATGAGCATTGCCCAGGGATTAGGCATCAACATGGAAACGATCCAGAATGCAATGCCTGCACAACACGCATAA
- a CDS encoding response regulator transcription factor, protein MRILIIEDEVKTVQSIKQGLEEHQWEVDVAYDGTMGFQLASRSSYALIISDIILPGMNGLELCRKLRESDVSTPILMLTALGTTDDKIVGLDAGADDYLMKPFEFRELMARVRALTRRNNSTVQTTNLLKIADLELNPDTKKVVRAGKEISLTAKEFQLLEYFLRHQGRVISKVELAERFWDLTFDTGTNIIEVYINFLRKKIDKDFDPKLLHTQIGMGYVVKLLS, encoded by the coding sequence ATGAGAATTCTGATTATTGAAGATGAGGTCAAAACCGTTCAGAGCATTAAACAGGGCCTTGAAGAACATCAATGGGAGGTTGATGTAGCTTATGACGGGACTATGGGTTTTCAACTGGCTTCCCGATCGTCCTACGCACTCATTATATCAGACATTATTTTGCCTGGCATGAACGGTCTTGAGCTTTGCCGAAAGCTGAGAGAATCCGATGTATCTACCCCAATTTTGATGCTGACCGCCCTTGGAACGACCGATGACAAAATCGTTGGGCTCGATGCAGGCGCGGATGATTATCTGATGAAACCCTTTGAGTTTCGCGAACTGATGGCCCGCGTCAGAGCGCTGACCCGTCGCAATAACAGTACGGTTCAAACGACCAATCTACTCAAAATCGCCGATTTGGAATTAAATCCGGATACTAAAAAAGTGGTACGGGCGGGTAAAGAAATCTCGCTGACAGCCAAAGAGTTTCAGTTGCTTGAGTACTTTTTGCGTCATCAGGGACGAGTAATCTCTAAAGTTGAACTAGCGGAGCGGTTCTGGGATCTGACATTCGATACCGGCACGAACATCATCGAAGTGTACATAAATTTCCTCCGCAAAAAGATAGATAAAGACTTCGATCCTAAATTGCTCCATACCCAGATTGGGATGGGATATGTCGTAAAGTTATTGTCGTAA